From the Candidatus Effluviviaceae Genus V sp. genome, the window CGACGGCTCTCATCGACACCGGTTCGCGCATGGACGAGGTGATCTTCGAGGAGTTCAAGGGCACGGGCAACATGGAGCTCGTGCTGGACAGGAGGCTCACGGACCGGCGGATCTTCCCCTCGATCGACATTCTGAAGTCGGGGACGAGGAAGGAGGAGCTCCTGCTTCCGCAGGAGACGATCAACCGGCTGTGGATCCTCCGGAAGTTCCTGAGCGAGCAGACGCCGGTGGGAGCGATGGAGTTCCTGCTGGACAAGCTCAGGCAGGCGAAGACGAACCAGGACTTCATGGACTCGATGAGCGCCCTCTAGCTGGGCGACACACAACGTCCGCGCCCATCCGGAGTTTCCGGGCGCGGGCGTTTCAGATTCGGCTGAGGCGGCGCCCGGGAGATGGGTGCACTTGCCGCGCCTCCGGCCGAGGTTGGCGGACACCACCGCACGGCTCCACGAGCGCGATGCGTCGTCGGGGCCTGCGGATGATGAGGACACGAGGAGAAGGTCTGATGAAGAAGGACATCCATCCCGACTACCAGGTAGCCACAGTGAAGTGCGTTTGCGGGAACGAGTTCCAGACGCGCTCGACGCTGAAGGAGATCAGCGTCGAGATCTGCTCGGCCTGCCACCCGTTCTTCACGGGTCAGCAGAAGCTGATCGACAGCGCCGGCCGCGTCGACCGCTTCCTCAAGAAGTACGGCAAGGACTACGCCTCGAAGATGGAGGCGAAGGCGGAGAAGCCCGCTCCTGAGGTCAAGGCCCAGGAGAAGGCGGAGAAGCCCGCTCCTGAGGCGAAGGCCGAGGCCCCGTCCGAGGAGAAGCCGGCCGCGGAGGCCGGGTCCGACGAGGA encodes:
- the rpmE gene encoding 50S ribosomal protein L31, which produces MKKDIHPDYQVATVKCVCGNEFQTRSTLKEISVEICSACHPFFTGQQKLIDSAGRVDRFLKKYGKDYASKMEAKAEKPAPEVKAQEKAEKPAPEAKAEAPSEEKPAAEAGSDEEPETDAGAGEDAAEATADDKK